One stretch of Fictibacillus sp. b24 DNA includes these proteins:
- a CDS encoding protein mistic: MKYNKEDREKYSEAIDRMQEGLDSMIDLYNEAEDDEELIQYDEDVISAIRQAKESFGDEFINQKINTIVKEVLSLMQGGQTPQKDK, encoded by the coding sequence GTGAAATACAATAAAGAGGATCGGGAAAAATACAGCGAAGCTATAGATCGAATGCAAGAAGGATTAGACAGCATGATCGACTTGTATAATGAAGCAGAAGACGATGAAGAGTTAATTCAATATGACGAAGATGTAATTTCGGCGATCAGACAAGCAAAAGAAAGCTTTGGAGATGAATTTATTAACCAAAAGATCAACACCATTGTAAAAGAAGTGCTCTCGCTCATGCAGGGGGGACAGACCCCACAAAAAGACAAATAG
- a CDS encoding PAS domain S-box protein, with amino-acid sequence MRETSFELQNKKQLMHTFYEAVDSGIIVLEQSSKILYANTKAYSMLELSAEEVEGMFLNNLPFDVMDQHICKESLFKEIYLKFARQKKKNHQMDLKIVCQNSGKVKWLSVTIAPILDAYNRLENLVLTIIDNHKLKVTEKELNRSQERFYSLVDSLEDTVFTLDHNFVHTGIYGRWMKKHGVKPSYFLGKTIREVFGDAIAEGQEQACHLVLQGKSQIYEWSNVRDGERLYYQAILSPIKNDLGQVEGIVGVSRDITESKRMELGLRESEERFRQFAENAKDVFWMQDYGTRELLYISKAYEQIWDTESATFESVFTDVHPEDKEAVEGFIHIIAQSESQIEYRIQSKNKKVRWIRTRAFPITNDQNEVYRIAGISEDITELKEKEELLRKSDKLTVVGELAAGIAHEIRNPLTSIKGFVQLMKPDMDDLHSEIILSEMDRIESIITEFLVLAKPHQETFFQQRNVNEFIKQSITLLDSEANLNNVQFETHFMNVPQILCEGNQIKQVIINVIKNAIESMHSGGTIFVETGSYDEGYVFIKVTDQGVGISEERLARLGEPFYSNKEKGIGLGLMVSLKIIENHHGNITFESILDIGTTVTILLPTKLLP; translated from the coding sequence ATGCGAGAAACTTCGTTTGAATTACAGAATAAAAAACAACTGATGCATACCTTTTATGAAGCCGTGGATAGCGGAATTATCGTACTAGAACAATCCAGCAAAATTCTTTACGCCAATACAAAGGCGTACAGTATGTTAGAGCTGTCCGCAGAGGAAGTAGAGGGTATGTTTCTTAATAATCTTCCATTTGATGTTATGGATCAACATATATGTAAAGAATCATTATTTAAAGAAATCTATTTAAAATTTGCAAGGCAAAAGAAAAAAAATCATCAGATGGATCTCAAGATAGTATGCCAAAATTCGGGTAAGGTTAAGTGGTTATCGGTAACGATAGCCCCTATTTTGGATGCTTACAATAGACTCGAAAACCTTGTCCTCACCATAATTGACAATCATAAGTTAAAGGTAACAGAAAAAGAATTAAACCGCAGCCAGGAACGGTTTTACTCACTAGTGGATTCTTTGGAAGACACAGTTTTTACATTGGATCATAACTTTGTACATACAGGAATTTATGGAAGATGGATGAAGAAACATGGCGTAAAACCGTCCTATTTTTTAGGCAAGACGATTAGAGAAGTATTTGGAGATGCTATTGCAGAAGGTCAAGAACAAGCCTGTCATCTTGTTTTACAAGGAAAATCCCAGATTTATGAATGGAGCAATGTACGAGATGGTGAACGCCTCTATTACCAAGCGATTCTCTCTCCGATTAAAAATGATCTAGGTCAAGTTGAGGGAATTGTAGGTGTTTCAAGAGATATAACAGAAAGCAAGAGAATGGAACTCGGACTTCGTGAGAGTGAAGAAAGATTTCGTCAGTTTGCAGAAAATGCGAAAGACGTGTTCTGGATGCAAGATTACGGAACACGAGAGCTTCTATACATCTCTAAAGCGTATGAACAAATATGGGATACAGAATCTGCAACGTTTGAATCTGTATTTACAGATGTTCATCCTGAAGATAAAGAGGCAGTTGAGGGCTTTATTCATATCATTGCTCAAAGTGAATCTCAGATTGAATATCGTATACAAAGCAAGAATAAAAAAGTCCGCTGGATTAGAACGAGAGCGTTTCCGATAACCAATGATCAAAATGAGGTTTATCGAATAGCAGGAATCTCCGAGGATATTACAGAACTCAAGGAAAAGGAAGAACTCCTCAGAAAGTCGGATAAATTAACGGTAGTGGGTGAACTTGCTGCAGGAATCGCGCATGAGATCCGCAATCCGCTTACGAGTATTAAGGGATTTGTCCAATTGATGAAACCTGATATGGACGATTTGCATAGTGAAATTATTTTATCAGAGATGGATAGAATTGAATCGATCATCACTGAATTTTTAGTCTTGGCTAAACCACACCAAGAAACGTTCTTTCAGCAAAGAAACGTTAATGAATTTATAAAACAAAGTATTACGCTGCTTGATTCAGAAGCAAACCTCAACAATGTTCAATTTGAAACACACTTCATGAATGTCCCACAAATACTTTGTGAAGGAAACCAGATCAAACAAGTCATTATTAATGTCATCAAAAATGCGATTGAATCCATGCATAGCGGCGGGACGATCTTTGTAGAAACAGGTTCATATGATGAAGGATATGTCTTTATAAAAGTTACAGACCAAGGTGTGGGTATTAGCGAGGAGAGGCTTGCAAGACTTGGAGAACCATTTTATTCAAACAAAGAAAAAGGTATAGGTTTGGGATTAATGGTCTCGTTGAAGATCATTGAAAATCACCATGGCAACATTACCTTTGAAAGTATATTAGATATTGGAACGACCGTTACGATTCTGCTGCCTACTAAACTTTTACCCTAA
- a CDS encoding transporter substrate-binding domain-containing protein, with the protein MKDFKKRISILAVVFSMFVLAACGSSESSDGGIELKKDGEFNFIVSGEFPPFSSVDSNGDLTGFDVAVGKAIADELGLKAVPEKFKFHGAVSAIKADRFDAAVASHTITEDRKQAVNFSEPYYYSGPVIFTRPDSDIKTKEDLKGKEVAVSKGSTYEKSAQDFTDQIKNYDSDATALRALSEGKHDAVITDAITGKQAIEKGFKIVEQEQLGTSEQAIAVKKEDKELLKAINKALKKMKDNGELEKLSKEYIGADITKKPE; encoded by the coding sequence ATGAAAGATTTCAAGAAGAGAATTAGTATTTTAGCAGTTGTGTTTTCTATGTTTGTACTAGCTGCATGTGGCAGCAGTGAGTCAAGTGATGGAGGTATTGAGTTAAAAAAGGATGGAGAATTTAATTTTATTGTCTCCGGAGAATTCCCTCCGTTTAGTTCAGTTGATAGCAATGGGGATTTAACAGGCTTTGATGTAGCCGTAGGAAAAGCCATAGCAGATGAACTTGGTTTAAAAGCCGTTCCAGAGAAATTTAAATTTCATGGCGCTGTTTCGGCAATAAAGGCAGATCGTTTTGACGCAGCAGTGGCAAGCCATACAATCACTGAAGACCGAAAGCAAGCAGTGAATTTTAGCGAGCCATATTATTATTCAGGTCCAGTTATTTTTACAAGACCAGATAGTGATATTAAAACGAAAGAAGATCTAAAAGGGAAAGAAGTTGCTGTTTCAAAAGGCTCTACCTATGAAAAATCTGCACAAGATTTTACAGACCAAATTAAAAATTATGACAGTGATGCTACAGCCCTGCGCGCGTTAAGTGAAGGAAAGCATGACGCAGTTATTACTGATGCAATCACAGGAAAACAAGCGATTGAAAAAGGTTTTAAGATTGTTGAACAAGAGCAGCTTGGTACGAGTGAACAGGCGATCGCTGTTAAAAAAGAGGATAAAGAATTGCTAAAAGCGATTAACAAAGCTTTGAAGAAAATGAAAGATAATGGTGAACTAGAAAAACTTAGTAAAGAATACATCGGTGCTGATATCACGAAAAAGCCTGAATAA
- a CDS encoding amino acid ABC transporter permease, which yields MFDLAHILDVLIESYPLFIKGLWITLKLTFVSILIGTGIGLVFALFKISGIKILNWIANIYIALIRGTPLIVQIFIFYFGLAELGISAFWSAAFGLAMHNGAYIAEIFRGSIQSVDKGQMEAGRSLGMPYGLTMRRIILPQAFKRALPPLGNQFIIGLKDSSLASFIALNELFSIATTQGSRTFDEMTYLIIVGLYYLILVLLFTLLVNLLEKKLSAGE from the coding sequence ATGTTTGATCTCGCACACATTTTAGATGTATTGATAGAAAGTTATCCGCTCTTCATAAAGGGGCTTTGGATAACGTTAAAACTTACCTTTGTTTCCATTCTGATTGGTACTGGTATCGGGCTAGTTTTTGCCCTTTTTAAAATTTCGGGAATTAAGATACTAAATTGGATTGCAAATATTTATATTGCACTTATTCGCGGAACACCCTTAATCGTCCAGATTTTCATCTTCTATTTTGGACTTGCTGAACTTGGAATTTCAGCGTTCTGGTCTGCTGCTTTTGGACTTGCCATGCATAATGGTGCATATATTGCAGAGATTTTTAGAGGATCCATCCAGTCTGTTGATAAAGGCCAAATGGAAGCTGGACGCTCTCTTGGTATGCCATATGGTTTAACGATGAGAAGAATCATTTTGCCGCAAGCATTTAAAAGAGCACTTCCTCCACTGGGGAACCAATTCATTATTGGATTAAAGGATTCTTCTTTGGCGTCTTTTATCGCACTAAACGAATTGTTTAGCATAGCGACAACCCAAGGATCCAGAACGTTTGACGAAATGACGTACTTAATTATTGTTGGCCTATATTATCTAATACTCGTCCTTCTTTTCACACTATTGGTTAATCTGTTGGAAAAGAAACTCTCAGCTGGGGAATAG
- a CDS encoding amino acid ABC transporter ATP-binding protein, with product MKKEMIRIENLKKSFGDLEVLKEVNLEVHESEVVVLIGASGSGKSTLLRCINFLEIKNGGKIVIEGEEIDPKSHNLNEVRQRVGMVFQHFNLFPHKTVLENVMEAPVMVKNKNKAEAKKEAISLLGKVGLSDKADVYPAKLSGGQKQRVAIARALAMKPDIMLFDEPTSALDPELVGEVLATMKELAQEGMTMVVVTHEMGFAKEVADEVVYMHDGQIWERGKPDELFNDPKEQRTKDFLSSIL from the coding sequence ATGAAAAAAGAAATGATACGCATTGAAAATCTGAAGAAAAGTTTTGGTGACCTAGAAGTATTAAAAGAAGTAAACTTAGAAGTTCATGAAAGTGAAGTTGTTGTATTAATCGGAGCTAGTGGGTCAGGAAAGAGTACATTGCTTCGGTGTATCAATTTCCTAGAGATTAAAAACGGCGGAAAGATTGTTATTGAAGGGGAAGAAATAGATCCTAAATCACATAACCTAAATGAAGTTCGACAACGAGTTGGGATGGTTTTTCAGCACTTTAATTTGTTTCCGCATAAAACAGTATTAGAAAATGTTATGGAAGCTCCGGTTATGGTGAAAAATAAGAATAAAGCTGAAGCGAAAAAAGAGGCAATTTCCTTACTTGGTAAAGTTGGATTGTCAGATAAAGCTGATGTGTATCCTGCGAAACTATCAGGGGGACAAAAACAACGTGTAGCAATTGCTAGAGCACTTGCCATGAAACCAGATATCATGCTGTTTGATGAGCCTACTTCAGCCCTAGATCCTGAGCTAGTTGGAGAAGTATTAGCGACCATGAAAGAATTGGCGCAAGAAGGCATGACGATGGTTGTAGTTACACATGAGATGGGGTTTGCCAAAGAAGTGGCAGACGAAGTTGTTTACATGCATGACGGCCAAATCTGGGAAAGAGGAAAACCAGATGAACTGTTTAATGATCCAAAAGAACAGCGAACGAAAGATTTTTTAAGTTCGATTCTGTAA